The Betta splendens chromosome 4, fBetSpl5.4, whole genome shotgun sequence genome contains a region encoding:
- the slco2a1 gene encoding solute carrier organic anion transporter family member 2A1, producing MEILSPQTVKKRGTSCCNIKLFVLCHGLLQLSQLLYSAYFKSTITTIERRYGLSSYSSGTISSLNEVSNSVLIVLVSYFGNRVHRPRVIGVGGLLMAVSAMLLTLPHFLSQRYEYDSVLFSRHDICNLHRNSSSSESCGREENRRLADTSNLWLLMGSAQLLFGLGSVPIQPFGISYIDDFAKPGNSPLYIAILFAVSVFGPSFAYLLGSVMLRIYVDVDKPSLGAEQELRPSDPRWVGAWWMGLLIISGCLFLTSIPYFFFPRKMPPEEDVTESESDINDDFKKPDISLLEFLKMFPRMFVHLLLSPLFLILVLAQCCFSSVIAGLSTFLNKFLERQYSASAAYSSLLVGALNLPAVAVGMLIGGVIMKRAGLSLKTIPRFSVVMLTTSTLLCIPLFFMGCPTQKVSEVNFNQGSQSTCYANCSCPASAFNPVCGSDGIEYYSPCHAGCTNFTLDPNNTHRVQLYTNCSCISGSQAHAHPAPCPNSCPHLLLPVILVIALASLIACLTHNPMYMMVLRSVPSEEKSFAIGIQFLLMRLLAWLPAPALFGMAIDTSCIWWKRVCGKKFSCSYYDNNVLRNRYLGLQVGYKVMGIFLLMVLGWKVQRTREYSLEKKPEGLL from the exons CTGTTCGTCCTGTGccacggcctcctgcagctctctCAGCTGCTCTACAGCGCCTACTTCAAGAGCACCATCACCACAATCGAGAGACGCTATGGGCTCAGCAGCTACTCTTCAGGAACCATTTCCTCTCTCAACGAG GTCAGTAACAGTGTGCTGATTGTGCTCGTGAGCTACTTTGGAAATCGAGTTCATCGTCCTCGTGTCATTGGAGTCGGCGGACTTCTGATGGCAGTCAGCGCCATGCTCCTGACCTTACCTCACTTTTTGTCCCAGCGCTACGAATACGACTCGGTTCTATTCA GTCGCCACGACATTTGCAACCTGCATCGgaactccagcagctctgagtcCTGTGGCCGAGAGGAGAACCGGCGTCTGGCCGACACCAGCAACCTGTGGCTGCTCATGGGCAGCGCTCAGCTGCTCTTCGGCCTGGGCTCAGTGCCCATCCAGCCCTTTGGGATTTCCTACATAGATGATTTTGCAAAGCCCGGCAACTCCCCTCTTTACATAG CCATcctgtttgctgtgtctgtgttcggGCCTTCCTTTGCCTACCTGCTGGGTTCAGTCATGTTACGCATCTATGTGGATGTGGACAAACCCAGCTTAG gagctgaacaGGAGCTGAGACCCAGTGACCCCCGCTGGGTCGGCGCCTGGTGGATGGGTCTGCTCATCATCTCTGGCTGCCTGTTCCTCACCTCCATCCCCTACTTCTTCTTCCCCCGTAAAATGCCTCCAGAGGAAGAT GTGACTGAAAGTGAGAGTGACATAAATGATGACTTTAAGAAGCCTGACATCTCCCTACTTGAGTTTCTGAAGA TGTTTCCCAGGATGTTCGTCCACCTCCTGTTGAGCCCTCTCTTCCTGATTCTGGTCCTGGCCCagtgctgcttctcctctgtgaTCGCGGGTCTTTCTACCTTTCTGAACAAGTTCTTGGAGCGGCAGTACAGTGCCTCGGCCGCATACAGCAGTCTGCTAGTAG gtgCATTGAATCTGCCGGCGGTAGCAGTGGGGATGCTGATTGGCGGAGTCATCATGAAGAGAGCAGGTCTTTCTCTGAAGACCATCCCTCGTTTCTCTGTGGTCATGCTGACCACCTCCACCCTTCTCTGCATCCCACTTTTCTTCATGGGCTGTCCCACCCAGAAGGTCTCAGAGGTCAATTTTAACCAGGG GTCTCAATCCACGTGTTATGCCAACTGCTCCTGTCCTGCCAGCGCCTTCAACCCCGTGTGTGGTTCTGATGGCATTGAGTACTATTCCCCTTGTCATGCAGGCTGTACGAACTTTACTCTAGACCCCAATAACACCCACAGGGTTCAG CTCTATACCAACTGCAGTTGTATATCTGGGAGCCAGGCTCATGCCCATCCCGCTCCGTGTCCAAACAGCTGCCCTCATCTGCTCCTTCCTGTGATACTCGTCATCGCTCTAGCGTCACTGATCGCCTGCCTTACTCACAACCCCATGTACATGATGGTGCTCAG ATCTGTTCCTTCTGAAGAAAAGTCATTTGCTATAGGAATCCAATTTTTACTCATGAGATTATTAG CCTGGCTACCTGCCCCTGCTCTCTTCGGGATGGCGATCGACACGTCATGTATCTGGTGGAAGCGCGTCTGTGGGAAGAAGTTTAGCTGTAGCTACTATGACAATAACGTTTTACGGAACCG GTACCTGGGTCTACAGGTGGGTTATAAGGTCATGGGCATCTTTCTGCTGATGGTGCTGGGCTGGAAAGTGCAGCGGACCCGAGAATACAGTCTGGAGAAGAAGCCAGAGGGACTGCTGTGA